The Anaerolineales bacterium region GAAGTGAAGCCTGATGGTGAGTTTGAATATACATTGAAGGTTGGACAGAATCGGTTTACGTAGATTTTCATCACGAAGGACACGAAGAACACAAAGGAAAAGACAAGGAAATGGTTCTAGGAAAAGTCGTTGGCACGATCGTCACGACTGTCAGTCACGCGCATTACAAAACCCGCAGGCTGCTCGTTGTCCAACCGTTGATCATGGGCGGCGACTCAGTCGCGGCTGAGGATGATTTCATCGCGCTCGACAACTCGCAGGCGGGAATCGGCGACACGGTGCTGGTCAACCGCGAGGGCAACGGCGCGCGCCAGGTTCTGGGAATCCCTGACGGGTGCGTGATCTCGGTCATTGTAGGGATTGTGGACAGCGTGAGCATAGAAGGGTAATCAATAGGATGAACACATCGGAAAATTTGGTAAAGGAACCCGAGAGCGAGGTCGTTGCGCGCTTTCAAGATTGCGACCCGTTCGGGCATCTCAACAACGCCCGCTACATGGATTACTTCATCAATGCGCGTGAAGACCATTTGATCCATTATTACGATCTCAACATTTACGAACATGCGGAAAAG contains the following coding sequences:
- a CDS encoding EutN/CcmL family microcompartment protein, producing the protein MVLGKVVGTIVTTVSHAHYKTRRLLVVQPLIMGGDSVAAEDDFIALDNSQAGIGDTVLVNREGNGARQVLGIPDGCVISVIVGIVDSVSIEG